From a region of the Hypanus sabinus isolate sHypSab1 chromosome 2, sHypSab1.hap1, whole genome shotgun sequence genome:
- the LOC132407023 gene encoding keratin-associated protein 5-5-like, translated as MIFPICMLLKLWDSNEWANWRDACQCPLPHCQDCTSCAPCDCPKCPKCQPPSLCPTCNCKPCRELPACGSSATCKTCPECKCAPCASCRDCTCKTCPECQCAPCACCRDYTCKSCPECQCAPCTCCRDCTCKTCPKCTCTPCACCRDCTCKTCPECTCTPCACCRDCTCKTFFRILGGCLGAIFQLCQCPNCSCCSPDSCECRPCQCNRKSPNCLLVFSVIGVMGGVYGFIVSSVALRRGPLCRVTELGEWRHPFNRGDYLNDSSLWNKCMEPENAISWHLSLFSVLWVISTVEITICVALLIDVLLRLFHTDSNGF; from the exons ATGATCTTTCCGATATGCATGCTGCTAAAGCTGTGGGATAGTAATGAATGGGCCAACTGGAGAGATGCTTGTCAATGCCCATTGCCTCATTGTCAAGACTGCACTTCCTGTGCTCCATGTGACTGTCCCAAGTGCCCGAAATGCCAGCCACCCAGCCTTTGCCCCACATGTAACTGCAAACCCTGCCGTGAGCTTCCTGCCTGTGGGTCCTCTGCAACCTGCAAGACTTGCCCTGAATGCAAATGTGCCCCTTGTGCTTCCTGTCGCGACTGTACCTGCAAGACTTGCCCTGAATGCCAGTGTGCCCCCTGTGCTTGCTGTCGCGACTACACCTGCAAATCCTGCCCTGAATGCCAGTGTGCCCCTTGCACTTGCTGTCGCGACTGTACCTGCAAGACTTGCCCTAAATGCACGTGTACCCCCTGTGCTTGCTGTCGTGACTGTACCTGCAAGACTTGCCCTGAATGCACGTGTACCCCCTGTGCTTGCTGTCGCGACTGTACCTGCAAGACCTTCTTCCGGATTCTCGGTGGATGTCTGGGTGCCATCTTTCAACTCTGTCAATGCCCAAACTGCAGCTGTTGTTCTCCAGATTCCTGCGAGTGCAGGCCATGCCAATGCAACAGAAAATCCCCG AACTGCCTGCTAGTTTTCAGTGTGATCGGGGTGATGGGAGGTGTATATGGCTTCATTGTGTCATCTGTGGCATTGAGACGTGGTCCACTGTGCCGTGTCACAGAGCTGGGAGAATGGAGGCATCCTTTCAACAGAGG GGATTATCTGAATGATTCAAGCCTATGGAACAAGTGTATGGAGCCGGAAAATGCGATCTCTTGGCACTTGAGTTTATTCTCCGTTCTGTGGGTGATCAGTACTGTTGAAATCACCATTTGTGTTGCACTCCTCATTGATGTTCTGCTCAGATTATTCCATACTGACAGCAATGGTTTCTAG